In 'Nostoc azollae' 0708, the following are encoded in one genomic region:
- a CDS encoding aldo/keto reductase: protein MQKRTLGRSTVQISPILMGTWQAGKRMWVGIEDADSIKTIRAAYEAGITTIDTAEVYGNGHSEQIVAETLSDVRDHVEYATKVFSNHLKYQQVIEACERSLKNLKTDYIDLYQIHWPAGSFNSEIVPIEETMSVLNHLKQQGKIRAIGVSNFSREQIVEASQYGTIDSLQPPYSLFWRNVETDAMPYCIENNISILAYSPLAQGLLTGKFGPGHKFDPEDNRAKNRLFQRENFERAQQALDQLRPIAENHNCSLAQLALAWLIVQPQTNAIAGARYPEQAKDNAKAAEIKLSVAEIAQIDNIGRIVTDHFDNTGIMWDW from the coding sequence ATGCAAAAACGAACACTAGGGAGATCCACCGTCCAAATCTCACCCATTCTGATGGGAACTTGGCAAGCCGGCAAAAGAATGTGGGTGGGAATTGAAGATGCTGACTCGATTAAAACCATTCGTGCTGCTTACGAGGCCGGAATTACAACCATAGATACTGCGGAAGTTTATGGTAATGGACATTCTGAACAGATTGTAGCTGAAACTTTGTCTGATGTGCGCGATCACGTCGAATATGCCACAAAAGTTTTTTCCAATCATCTCAAATATCAACAAGTGATTGAAGCTTGTGAACGTTCGCTGAAAAATCTGAAAACCGACTACATCGACCTTTACCAAATTCATTGGCCTGCTGGTTCTTTCAACAGTGAAATTGTACCTATAGAAGAAACAATGAGTGTCTTAAATCACCTCAAACAACAAGGAAAAATTCGTGCCATTGGAGTTTCTAATTTTTCCCGTGAACAAATAGTAGAAGCCTCCCAATATGGAACTATTGACAGTTTACAACCACCTTACTCCTTATTTTGGCGGAATGTAGAAACAGATGCCATGCCCTACTGTATTGAAAACAATATTTCTATTTTGGCTTATTCACCTCTAGCCCAAGGATTGTTAACTGGTAAATTTGGACCCGGTCATAAATTTGATCCAGAAGATAACCGAGCCAAAAATAGGTTATTTCAACGAGAAAACTTTGAACGTGCTCAACAGGCATTAGACCAACTCAGGCCCATAGCCGAAAATCATAATTGTAGTTTAGCCCAGTTAGCATTGGCCTGGTTAATTGTCCAACCCCAAACAAATGCGATCGCGGGTGCGAGATATCCCGAACAAGCAAAAGACAACGCCAAAGCCGCAGAGATAAAACTTTCAGTCGCAGAAATTGCCCAGATAGACAATATTGGCCGCATTGTTACCGACCATTTCGACAATACAGGAATTATGTGGGATTGGTGA
- a CDS encoding DUF3288 family protein has product MTESSASKDQQHPLYNRDRPFINILLAQEATDYNLAELARLRIRYQGFPGARDIQKDLNKVLQRWGLTEAELFTKTRQLHDIGGIYTSRGKKDEEDWN; this is encoded by the coding sequence ATGACAGAATCTTCAGCAAGTAAAGACCAACAACATCCTCTTTACAATCGAGATCGCCCCTTTATTAATATTTTACTCGCTCAAGAGGCTACAGACTACAATTTAGCAGAATTGGCTAGATTGAGAATTCGCTATCAAGGCTTCCCAGGCGCACGGGACATCCAGAAGGACCTAAATAAAGTTTTGCAACGCTGGGGTTTAACCGAAGCTGAACTCTTCACCAAAACCCGCCAACTGCATGATATTGGCGGCATTTACACAAGTCGCGGCAAAAAAGACGAGGAAGATTGGAATTAG
- the upp gene encoding uracil phosphoribosyltransferase, producing the protein MTQQLLVYVPPHPLIKHWLAVARDVGTPSVLFRSAITELGRWLTYEAARDWLPTQETAVESPLTACPATLIDPQVPMAVVPILRAGLGLLEGAQTVLPLAKIYHLGLVRNEETLEPSCYLNKLPDKFDPETRVLITDPMLATGGSIMAAMAELTQRGVDPALIRIVCVIAAPPALQKLSGAYPGLTVYSATIDGTVNKQGFIVPGLGDAGDRIFGT; encoded by the coding sequence ATGACTCAACAATTGCTTGTTTATGTTCCACCCCATCCCCTAATCAAGCACTGGCTGGCAGTAGCTCGTGATGTGGGTACACCTTCAGTATTATTTCGTTCTGCCATTACTGAGTTGGGACGATGGTTAACTTATGAAGCGGCAAGAGATTGGTTGCCGACGCAAGAAACCGCCGTTGAGAGTCCCTTAACAGCCTGTCCAGCGACTTTGATTGATCCACAAGTACCTATGGCAGTTGTGCCGATTCTTCGGGCTGGGTTAGGGTTATTAGAGGGAGCGCAGACGGTGCTGCCCTTGGCAAAAATTTATCATTTGGGTTTGGTAAGAAATGAGGAAACTTTAGAACCCTCTTGTTATTTAAATAAACTGCCAGACAAATTTGATCCAGAAACAAGGGTGTTAATTACCGATCCAATGTTGGCTACAGGAGGGTCTATAATGGCAGCAATGGCAGAATTGACACAAAGAGGTGTTGATCCAGCGTTGATTAGAATTGTGTGTGTGATAGCTGCTCCACCAGCTTTGCAAAAATTGAGTGGAGCTTATCCTGGTCTAACAGTCTACAGCGCCACTATTGATGGAACAGTCAACAAGCAGGGGTTTATTGTGCCGGGATTAGGAGATGCTGGCGATCGCATCTTTGGGACTTAA
- a CDS encoding YggT family protein, translating into MNLLITTLATFVQIYSYLLIIRVLLTWFPQINWYNQPFAALSQISDPYLNLFRSIIPPLGGMDFSPILAFLALNLAGSFLAGLSRLPLGQGF; encoded by the coding sequence ATGAATTTACTGATTACGACACTAGCAACCTTTGTCCAAATTTATAGCTACTTGCTAATTATTCGGGTGTTACTGACCTGGTTTCCCCAAATCAACTGGTATAACCAACCATTTGCAGCTTTGAGCCAGATTAGTGACCCCTATCTCAATCTATTTCGTTCAATTATCCCCCCATTGGGTGGTATGGATTTCTCTCCAATCTTAGCCTTCCTAGCACTCAATTTAGCTGGAAGTTTTCTGGCAGGCCTGAGTCGTCTACCATTAGGACAGGGATTTTAA
- a CDS encoding MlaD family protein, which produces MRSLISGFTSTRTFREGSVGLLLLLGLGAFGIILLWLNRIPLGRSSYKAVVEFANAGGMQKGSPVRYRGVKVGSISNIKTAVNAVAVEIEINDPNLIIPADSKIQASQTGLISESIIDITPITNLATGTNIAKPLDKDCNPSLIICNEISTLKGQIGISVDELIRQSSDFTAQYNNKEFYQNVNRLLVTSASAASSVANLSRELQSVSKSFKGQIGTFSNTAVTIQKATNELTTTTSKTANQLGETASEFSKTAQQAGSLLNNLDELLTTNRSSLVRTLNNITQTSNQLRQTVSGLSPAVNRLNEGGLLNNLELLSANAAEASTNLKDASKTLNNPKNIVLLQQTLDAARVTFENTQKITSDLDELTGDPQFRQNLLQLVNGLSKLVSSTQDMQEQAKVAVTLDSLKASMNQAELLTSIPVKKVEVEKPEFITPTPIEKADVIQLDLEISTPPETPLGEAGEQGAGSRGR; this is translated from the coding sequence ATGCGAAGTCTAATTAGCGGCTTCACGTCTACACGAACTTTTAGAGAAGGCTCAGTGGGATTATTACTTTTACTGGGTTTAGGAGCATTTGGAATAATTCTCCTATGGTTAAATAGAATCCCCCTTGGACGCAGTTCTTATAAAGCTGTGGTGGAATTTGCTAACGCTGGGGGAATGCAAAAAGGCTCACCAGTTCGTTATCGTGGCGTAAAAGTTGGTAGTATTTCCAATATTAAAACCGCAGTCAATGCTGTTGCTGTAGAAATTGAAATCAACGATCCTAACTTGATAATTCCCGCAGATTCTAAAATTCAAGCCAGTCAAACTGGATTAATTAGCGAAAGTATTATTGATATTACCCCAATAACCAACCTAGCGACGGGAACTAATATTGCTAAACCCTTAGACAAAGATTGTAATCCCAGTCTGATTATTTGTAATGAAATCAGTACATTAAAAGGTCAAATTGGTATCAGCGTTGATGAACTGATTCGTCAATCATCTGATTTTACGGCTCAATATAATAACAAGGAATTTTATCAAAACGTTAATCGCTTGTTAGTAACCTCTGCATCAGCAGCTTCTAGTGTTGCTAACCTCAGTCGAGAACTCCAGAGTGTGAGCAAAAGCTTTAAAGGGCAAATCGGCACATTTTCTAATACTGCTGTCACCATCCAGAAAGCTACAAATGAACTCACTACAACTACATCTAAAACCGCAAATCAATTAGGTGAAACAGCCAGCGAGTTTAGTAAAACTGCACAACAAGCAGGTAGTTTGTTGAATAACTTAGATGAATTATTGACAACAAACCGTTCGTCCCTAGTTAGGACTTTAAATAATATTACTCAAACTAGTAACCAACTGCGTCAGACAGTTAGTGGTTTATCACCTGCGGTTAATCGTTTAAATGAAGGGGGATTATTGAATAATTTAGAACTTTTGTCTGCGAACGCTGCGGAAGCTTCAACTAATTTAAAAGACGCATCCAAGACCTTAAATAATCCTAAAAATATTGTCTTACTTCAACAAACCCTAGATGCTGCCAGGGTGACATTTGAAAATACCCAAAAAATTACATCTGATTTAGATGAATTAACAGGCGATCCTCAATTTCGCCAAAATCTCCTGCAGTTGGTGAATGGTTTGAGTAAATTAGTATCTTCTACACAGGATATGCAGGAACAAGCAAAGGTAGCTGTCACCTTAGACTCTCTCAAAGCATCTATGAACCAGGCAGAACTCTTAACTTCTATCCCCGTCAAAAAAGTTGAAGTAGAAAAACCAGAATTTATCACCCCCACCCCAATTGAAAAAGCTGATGTAATTCAGTTAGATTTAGAAATATCTACACCACCGGAAACTCCTCTTGGGGAAGCAGGGGAGCAGGGAGCAGGGAGCAGGGGGAGATAA
- a CDS encoding transposase family protein, whose amino-acid sequence MTTAYKKLKKAELSETEEEENKELSSRRIFVEHLICRVKILRVTSDRFRLARHPYS is encoded by the coding sequence ATTACCACAGCTTACAAAAAGCTAAAAAAGGCCGAACTTTCCGAAACTGAAGAAGAAGAGAATAAGGAATTATCTTCTAGAAGAATTTTTGTTGAACATCTCATTTGTAGGGTGAAAATTCTTCGAGTTACCAGTGACAGATTTCGTCTAGCTCGACATCCTTATAGTTAG
- a CDS encoding GIY-YIG nuclease family protein has protein sequence MTTETNLPTLASLEYVAYIDDVGELPEQFQGQIGVYAIFNHEKILQFVGYSRDVYLSLKQHLVRQPNECYWVKVQTIERPNRTLLENLANAWISENGPVRLATAENKENWIDPINTLLLMTDEEKTNYQNPLIDDLVKMKLVKNVARRVEAEILEVLKTRGLKTQIRFNPKLKEEGLLDLK, from the coding sequence ATGACTACTGAAACTAATCTTCCTACTTTAGCCAGTCTAGAATATGTTGCTTATATTGATGATGTTGGTGAATTACCAGAACAATTCCAAGGTCAAATAGGAGTTTATGCTATTTTTAATCATGAAAAAATTCTCCAATTTGTTGGTTATTCTCGTGATGTTTATCTCAGTCTGAAGCAACATTTAGTCCGTCAACCAAATGAATGTTATTGGGTGAAGGTACAAACTATTGAACGTCCTAATCGCACGCTTTTAGAGAATCTTGCAAATGCTTGGATATCTGAAAATGGTCCTGTTCGTTTAGCAACTGCTGAAAATAAAGAAAACTGGATTGATCCTATTAATACTCTGCTATTAATGACAGATGAAGAAAAGACTAATTATCAAAATCCCTTAATTGATGATTTGGTAAAAATGAAACTTGTTAAAAATGTAGCCCGGCGTGTTGAAGCTGAAATCTTAGAGGTATTAAAAACACGGGGTTTAAAAACTCAAATTCGTTTTAATCCTAAATTAAAAGAAGAAGGTTTGCTGGATTTGAAATAA
- a CDS encoding DUF1802 family protein: protein MLMELTTIFHALKEWAVAVNALESGKTIMLLRKGGIHERGGRFQLAYQQVLLYPTYEHQQSFMLKAEYVNLVCPVTSGWHPETIRIGSWAEITDILPVADESIVSDLLLFNIWNEYFISDRLKWKARQPLYILLLRTYKLPQAQYIPYLPEYGGCKSWIDLDQQVSLQGSQPVLSDTVYGQLVETIRGIIGDRLYATSC from the coding sequence ATGCTCATGGAATTGACTACCATTTTTCATGCTCTTAAAGAATGGGCAGTAGCCGTAAATGCGTTGGAAAGCGGCAAAACAATTATGTTACTTCGTAAAGGAGGTATTCATGAACGAGGAGGACGCTTTCAGCTTGCATATCAGCAGGTTCTGCTCTATCCTACTTATGAGCATCAACAATCTTTTATGCTCAAGGCTGAGTATGTAAATCTTGTCTGTCCAGTCACATCAGGATGGCATCCAGAAACAATTCGGATCGGTAGTTGGGCAGAAATTACAGATATTTTGCCAGTTGCGGATGAGTCTATTGTCAGTGATTTACTACTTTTTAATATTTGGAATGAGTATTTTATTAGCGATCGCCTAAAATGGAAAGCACGTCAGCCTTTATATATTCTCTTGTTACGTACTTACAAACTACCCCAAGCACAGTATATTCCTTATTTGCCTGAATACGGTGGTTGTAAGTCTTGGATTGATTTAGATCAACAAGTGAGTTTACAAGGCTCTCAACCAGTTTTATCTGATACTGTTTATGGTCAGTTAGTTGAGACCATTCGCGGAATTATTGGTGATCGTTTGTACGCCACATCTTGTTAA
- a CDS encoding zinc-dependent alcohol dehydrogenase, translating into MLAALLYGQEDLRLEQVPEPIPSDGEVVIQVGTATTCGTDLKVWRRGGHPKMLTPPTLFGHEAAGTIVAVGAGVTNWQVGDGLHPTIGDRIVANNSAPCMECLFCQRQEYSLCPNLTWNNGTFAEYLKIPAPIVHHNMLPIPDQLPFALAAMTEPLACVLHGMGRFHVKPKDRVVVLGDGAIGLMFVAVLAAETKAEVLLWGGNDQRLEIGKKFGAAQVFNYHQVADLPGVVKELTQGWGADVVIEATGVPSVWETAIACARPGATVNLFGGCPKDTTITVNTEQLHYSELTLKGVFHNTPKYVRLALLLIASRKIPFELLISEHRPLTDLEQVFADMKARKVIKVAILPC; encoded by the coding sequence TTGTTAGCAGCTTTACTTTACGGACAGGAAGATTTACGCCTAGAGCAAGTCCCTGAGCCAATTCCAAGCGATGGAGAAGTGGTGATTCAAGTGGGGACAGCTACCACTTGCGGTACAGATTTGAAGGTTTGGCGGCGTGGTGGCCATCCGAAAATGTTGACTCCCCCTACCTTGTTTGGCCATGAAGCGGCAGGAACAATTGTCGCCGTCGGTGCTGGTGTGACTAATTGGCAGGTAGGTGATGGGCTACACCCCACCATAGGTGATCGCATTGTCGCCAATAATTCAGCACCATGCATGGAATGTTTGTTTTGTCAACGTCAAGAATATTCTCTCTGTCCAAATTTGACATGGAATAATGGCACTTTTGCCGAATATCTCAAAATTCCTGCACCGATTGTGCACCATAATATGTTGCCGATTCCCGATCAGCTACCGTTTGCTTTGGCAGCCATGACAGAACCTTTAGCCTGTGTTTTACATGGTATGGGGCGTTTTCATGTCAAACCTAAAGACCGGGTAGTTGTGCTGGGAGATGGGGCAATTGGCTTAATGTTTGTGGCGGTTTTAGCGGCGGAAACCAAAGCTGAGGTATTGCTATGGGGAGGTAATGACCAACGGTTAGAAATTGGCAAAAAATTTGGTGCGGCACAGGTTTTTAATTATCATCAAGTTGCTGATCTTCCCGGTGTGGTCAAGGAGTTAACTCAAGGTTGGGGTGCAGATGTAGTGATAGAGGCTACTGGCGTTCCTAGTGTGTGGGAAACAGCGATCGCTTGCGCCCGTCCTGGTGCAACTGTAAATTTATTTGGTGGTTGTCCCAAAGATACAACCATTACTGTAAATACCGAACAGCTACATTATAGTGAATTAACTCTTAAAGGCGTATTTCACAATACACCTAAATATGTAAGACTGGCATTGTTACTGATAGCCAGCAGGAAGATTCCTTTTGAGTTGCTAATTAGTGAACATCGTCCATTAACCGATTTAGAACAGGTATTTGCTGATATGAAAGCCCGTAAAGTAATTAAAGTAGCAATTTTGCCCTGTTAG
- a CDS encoding ABC transporter ATP-binding protein, with amino-acid sequence MTEPLIELKGISKAFGKNKVLDDVDLQIYKGQAIGIIGPSGTGKSTILRIIAGLLQPDAGEIYIQGKKRDGLIEDGADIVGIGMVFQQAALFDSLTVEENVGFSLYQNSKLERSRIRQLVNEKLDMVGLPGIGHLYPSELSGGMRKRVSFARAIMSNPDHPADSPEVLLYDEPTAGLDPIASTVIEDLIRSLQSIQDVCSTYCIVTHQESTIRRTADRLIFLYEGKVQWQGKVSEIDHTDHPLIRQFMSGSINGPIQLVG; translated from the coding sequence ATGACCGAACCATTAATTGAACTCAAAGGAATTTCTAAAGCCTTTGGTAAAAATAAGGTTTTAGATGATGTTGATTTGCAAATTTACAAAGGGCAAGCGATAGGGATTATTGGCCCTTCAGGAACTGGTAAATCAACGATTTTAAGAATCATAGCTGGTTTATTACAACCCGATGCCGGAGAAATTTATATCCAAGGGAAAAAGCGAGATGGATTAATTGAGGATGGTGCTGATATAGTAGGTATTGGGATGGTATTTCAGCAAGCGGCCTTATTTGATTCGTTAACAGTAGAAGAAAATGTTGGTTTCTCATTGTATCAGAACTCAAAATTAGAGCGATCGCGCATTCGCCAACTTGTCAACGAAAAATTAGATATGGTGGGTTTACCAGGAATTGGTCATCTATACCCCTCAGAACTTTCGGGAGGGATGCGAAAACGGGTCAGTTTTGCTCGTGCGATTATGTCCAATCCAGATCATCCCGCAGACAGTCCAGAAGTTTTATTGTACGATGAACCCACAGCCGGACTTGATCCTATCGCCTCAACGGTAATTGAAGATTTAATCCGCAGCTTACAATCTATACAAGATGTATGTAGCACATACTGCATTGTTACCCACCAAGAAAGTACTATTCGACGCACAGCCGACAGGTTGATATTTCTTTATGAAGGCAAGGTGCAATGGCAAGGTAAAGTAAGTGAAATAGATCATACAGATCATCCGTTGATCAGACAATTTATGAGTGGAAGTATAAATGGTCCCATTCAACTAGTTGGTTGA
- a CDS encoding transposase family protein, with protein sequence MFYWRKMPTFEVLGFHFRIWKTEAKDTFHYWLEILGNVFPASLLK encoded by the coding sequence TTGTTCTATTGGAGGAAAATGCCAACATTTGAGGTTTTAGGTTTCCATTTCCGTATATGGAAAACGGAAGCAAAGGACACATTTCATTACTGGCTAGAGATATTAGGAAATGTTTTCCCTGCTAGTCTCCTTAAATAG
- a CDS encoding ATP-dependent Clp protease ATP-binding subunit codes for MFEHFTSEAIRVIMLAQEEARRLGHNFVGTEQILLGLMGEGTGVAAKVLAELGVTLKDARREVEKIIGRGSGFVPPEIPFTPKVKSLFEQSFREAHSLGHNYINTEHLLLGLTEAGEGVAAKVLQNLGVELQGIRAAVISRLGEDVTVFAGTVSGSKRNQNLSIEEFGRNLTKMAQDGKLDPVVGRQREIERTVQILGRRTKNNPVLIGEPGVGKTAIAEGLAQRIINQDVPEVLLNKQVISLDMGLLVAGTRFRGDFEERLKKIMDEIRSEGNIILVIDEIHTLVGAGGTEGGLDAANILKPALARGELQCIGATTLDEYRKHIERDAALERRFQPILVGEPSVGETIEILYGLRSAYEQHHKVTISDAAVVVAAQLSDRYISDRFLPDKAIDLIDEAGSRVRLRHSRIINNKEIKLQLKNISKDKAEAIRVQDFGKASKLNQEELELQAKIDLEDNLQTVKAIVDEEDIAQIVASWTGVPVNKLTESESELLLHLEDTLHKRLIGQEQAVAAVSRSIRRARVGLKNPKRPIASFIFSGPTGVGKTELAKALAAYFFGAGDSMIRLDMSEYMESHNVSKLIGSPPGYVGYDEGGQLTEAVRRKPYTVLLFDEIEKAHSDVFNMLLQILDEGHLTDAKGRKVDFKNTLIILTSNIGSKVIEKGGISLGFEFDNQADASYNGIRKLVNEELKAYFRPEFLNRVDDIIVFTQLNKEEVKQIAEIMLHDVANRLKDRGIKLEVTESFKELVVREGYDPSYGARPLRRAIMRLLEDSLAEAILSSHILEGDTAIVDVDDDGQVTVRKAETREFLLANVG; via the coding sequence ATGTTTGAACACTTCACGTCCGAAGCCATTAGGGTAATTATGTTAGCTCAGGAGGAAGCACGCCGCCTGGGACACAATTTCGTAGGCACTGAACAAATTCTCCTGGGTTTAATGGGAGAAGGAACCGGAGTGGCTGCGAAAGTGCTAGCTGAGTTGGGTGTTACCCTGAAAGATGCGCGTCGGGAAGTAGAGAAAATTATTGGTCGGGGTTCTGGTTTTGTTCCGCCGGAAATTCCTTTTACACCAAAAGTAAAAAGTCTGTTTGAGCAATCTTTTAGAGAAGCTCATAGTCTTGGACACAACTACATAAACACTGAACATTTATTGTTAGGTTTAACTGAAGCCGGGGAAGGAGTGGCGGCCAAAGTTCTGCAAAATTTGGGAGTTGAGTTGCAAGGTATCCGTGCTGCTGTTATTAGTCGTTTGGGTGAAGATGTAACTGTTTTCGCAGGCACTGTAAGCGGGTCTAAGCGTAATCAAAACCTAAGTATAGAAGAGTTTGGTAGAAATCTGACCAAAATGGCTCAGGATGGCAAGCTTGATCCTGTTGTTGGTCGTCAACGAGAAATTGAGCGCACGGTGCAAATTTTGGGTCGTCGCACCAAAAATAACCCGGTTTTAATTGGAGAACCAGGTGTTGGTAAAACTGCTATCGCAGAAGGTTTAGCCCAACGTATCATTAACCAAGATGTACCAGAAGTGCTGTTGAACAAGCAAGTCATCAGTCTGGACATGGGTTTACTAGTAGCTGGAACTCGTTTCCGTGGCGACTTTGAGGAACGCCTGAAAAAAATCATGGATGAAATTCGATCAGAAGGCAATATCATCCTGGTGATTGATGAAATTCACACCTTAGTCGGTGCAGGTGGTACAGAAGGCGGTTTAGATGCAGCTAACATCCTGAAACCAGCTTTAGCAAGAGGTGAACTCCAATGTATTGGGGCAACCACCTTGGATGAATACCGTAAACACATTGAGCGTGATGCGGCTTTAGAACGGCGTTTTCAACCAATTTTGGTGGGAGAACCTTCTGTAGGAGAAACCATTGAGATTCTCTATGGGTTGCGTAGTGCTTATGAACAACATCATAAAGTCACCATCTCTGATGCAGCTGTAGTAGTAGCAGCACAGTTATCCGATAGATATATTAGTGATCGCTTCCTACCGGACAAAGCTATAGACTTAATTGATGAAGCTGGTTCTCGTGTACGTTTACGTCACTCCCGCATCATCAACAATAAAGAAATCAAACTGCAACTCAAAAACATCAGCAAAGACAAAGCAGAAGCTATCAGAGTTCAGGATTTTGGTAAAGCTAGTAAACTCAATCAAGAAGAACTAGAACTTCAGGCCAAAATAGACTTAGAAGATAACCTGCAAACAGTTAAAGCGATCGTTGACGAAGAAGACATCGCCCAAATCGTTGCCTCTTGGACAGGTGTCCCAGTTAACAAACTCACCGAATCAGAATCAGAGTTACTACTGCACCTAGAAGACACCCTGCACAAACGCCTCATCGGTCAAGAACAAGCAGTTGCAGCCGTTTCTCGTTCCATCCGTCGCGCCCGTGTCGGCTTAAAGAATCCTAAGCGTCCCATCGCCAGCTTTATCTTCTCTGGTCCGACAGGAGTAGGGAAAACCGAACTAGCCAAAGCCCTAGCCGCTTACTTCTTCGGTGCAGGAGATTCCATGATTCGCTTGGATATGTCCGAATACATGGAAAGCCATAACGTTTCCAAACTTATCGGTTCACCTCCAGGTTACGTAGGCTACGACGAAGGCGGACAACTTACAGAAGCAGTAAGACGTAAACCATACACGGTGCTACTTTTCGACGAAATTGAAAAAGCGCACTCTGATGTATTTAATATGCTGCTACAAATCTTGGATGAAGGACACCTCACCGATGCTAAAGGTCGTAAAGTAGACTTCAAGAACACCTTAATCATCTTAACTTCCAATATTGGTTCTAAGGTAATTGAGAAAGGCGGTATCAGTTTAGGCTTTGAATTTGATAATCAAGCCGACGCTAGTTATAACGGTATCCGTAAATTGGTAAATGAAGAACTGAAAGCTTATTTCCGTCCTGAATTCCTCAACCGTGTTGATGATATTATCGTCTTCACCCAGTTGAATAAAGAAGAAGTTAAGCAAATCGCCGAAATCATGCTGCATGATGTTGCTAACCGATTAAAAGACCGAGGAATTAAACTCGAAGTCACAGAAAGCTTCAAAGAACTGGTTGTCAGAGAAGGTTATGACCCAAGCTACGGTGCTAGACCTTTACGTCGAGCTATTATGCGTCTGTTAGAAGATTCTTTAGCTGAGGCTATCTTATCTAGTCACATCCTTGAAGGTGATACAGCCATTGTCGATGTTGATGATGATGGTCAGGTAACAGTCAGAAAAGCAGAAACCCGCGAATTCCTGTTAGCTAATGTTGGCTAA
- a CDS encoding Crp/Fnr family transcriptional regulator: MSVYRGLTQSSINTNRQNFPRRSLLPIKKDALWQIENGFVLTYTYLEDGTTVALGLWGPGDVVGEPLSKMKPYQMECLTTVEATILAVDDWHQLTGTLLHHIHQAEELMLIRSHKKVEAMLIQLLGWLSKKFGSQVEQGRLIDMRLTHEDLAALISSTRVTITRLLGQLEQEGLIDRLSLNRIVVRQEYIWYYEI, encoded by the coding sequence ATGTCAGTATACAGAGGTCTGACTCAATCATCTATTAACACTAATCGCCAAAATTTCCCTAGGCGATCGCTCTTACCGATAAAAAAAGATGCTCTATGGCAAATAGAAAACGGCTTTGTGTTGACTTACACTTATTTAGAAGACGGTACCACAGTAGCTTTAGGATTATGGGGTCCAGGTGATGTAGTGGGGGAACCCTTATCGAAAATGAAACCATATCAAATGGAATGTTTAACCACAGTAGAAGCAACAATTTTAGCCGTGGATGATTGGCATCAACTCACAGGTACTTTACTTCACCACATCCACCAAGCGGAAGAATTAATGCTGATTCGGAGCCATAAAAAAGTAGAAGCTATGCTGATTCAACTATTAGGATGGTTATCGAAAAAGTTTGGATCCCAAGTAGAACAAGGAAGATTAATAGATATGCGTCTGACACATGAAGATTTAGCAGCACTAATCAGTTCTACCCGTGTTACCATAACTCGTCTGCTGGGACAATTAGAACAAGAAGGATTGATTGATCGACTGTCTTTAAATCGGATTGTAGTTCGACAAGAATATATTTGGTATTACGAAATTTGA